Genomic DNA from Niabella ginsenosidivorans:
CCATCATATAGTTTACAGTAATATGCTTTCCTGCATCCCTCAAAAAATCCAGGAAGCGAATGTCTTTAAACCAATCATAGTTATTGACCATTACTGCCGCATTGGGGTTTGATGACGTAAAATCGAGGTATTTCTCCAACTGGCTTTTAATGCCGGCTACATTTGCCGCCAGTGCTTCTTCGGTTAACAGGTTACGTTCTTCGCTTTTGCCACTGGGATCACCGATCATTCCGGTTGCACCGCCGATAAGCACAACGGGCCTGTGCCCGGCTTTTTGCAGGTGCACCAGTAGCAAAATAGGAACCAGGCTGCCAATATGCAGACTGGTTGCAGTAGGATCAAAACCAATATACCCGCTGGTCATTTCCCTGTTTAATTGTTCCACGGTTCCGGGTATTATATCCTGGATCATACCCCGCCATTTCAGTTCTGCTATAAGATTCATTGCTATGCCCGTTTATAAAAGCCGCAAAGTTAAGCCATTCCGCTTAAGAAACCTCCTTTTTACCGGTCCGCTGTTGATCCGGGAAAACGGCTGTCTCGTCGAAAAAGTCCCCGTTGTTAATATTTTCTTGCTAATTTAGCACCTGGAAATTGTACTTATAAGAAAATTTAACGACCCTAAACTGTTTACTTTATCCATGAAGGCATTGAAAGTGGGCTTTTTGCTGCTGTTTTTTTTGATTGCTGCTTATGCTGAAGCCCAGTTCCGCAAATATTCCAATGAGTTCCTGAACATAGGTGCCGGTGCGCGGGGCCTGGGTATGGGAAGCGCGCAGGTAGCTTCGGTACAGGATGGAACGGCCGGCTACTGGAACCCTGCAGGCCTGGTAAATGTTCAGGATGATATACAGGTAAACCTGATGCACTCTGAATATTTTGATGGCATTGGAAAATATGATTACCTGAATGTAACCCTTCCAACCACCAGCTCCAAAAGAACCCTGGGCGTTACAGCCCTGCGTTTTGCAGTAGATGATATCATGAATACATTGTTCCTGGTACAGCCGGATGGTTCTCTGAATTATAACAATATCAAATCTTTTTCATCGGCAGACTATGGCTTCCTGTTGTCGTATTCGCAAAACCTGAAAAAAACGGAAAACCAGCGCATCAATTTCGGCGTAAATGCAAAAATCATTCACCGGAGTGTGGGCAGTTTTGCAAAAGCCTGGGGGTTCGGACTGGATGCGGGTTTGCAGATCGTTAAAGACCAATGGATGT
This window encodes:
- a CDS encoding putative type IX sorting system protein PorV2, producing MKALKVGFLLLFFLIAAYAEAQFRKYSNEFLNIGAGARGLGMGSAQVASVQDGTAGYWNPAGLVNVQDDIQVNLMHSEYFDGIGKYDYLNVTLPTTSSKRTLGVTALRFAVDDIMNTLFLVQPDGSLNYNNIKSFSSADYGFLLSYSQNLKKTENQRINFGVNAKIIHRSVGSFAKAWGFGLDAGLQIVKDQWMFGIVGRDITTTFNSWSFNFTDEEKEVLYLTKNDIPVKSTELTSPRLILGAARNFPIGKKSNLLAETNFDMTFDGRRNTLISGNPISIDPKLGVEYSYKNILFVRGGVNNFQQGLADGDTLNQKKVWIFQPSVGVGFKIKMIMVDYAFTNLANQSNPLFTHVFSLKMDFRRNRKNN